TACTTTGCGAGCAAGCATGGCTTGCATGGGTTCGTGAGAGCATTGGGGGGATTGCGTGATGATCTTGGTATTCGAGTCGGCTGTGTTGCTCCCGGCGCAGTAGAGGTAAGCTCGCCAGAGTCTCTTCTAATCTTTGGAAGACTGCTAATGCATGGCTATCACTAGACCCCTCTGTGGCATGAAGATCCAACCAAAGCAGTCATGCTAGACGAGGATACAGTTCTGATAGATCCTCTAGAAGTGGCTCGAGGCATGTGGCAACTTGTCGTCAACCCCGAGTATGGCAATGGCACCATCCTCGAAGTGACCAAGGGAGAAACGAGAGTTGTGCCACTCTTCAATGCACCAGTTCCGACCGGTGAAGGCATTATGGTACCTGGGTATGAAGCTTCCAAGGACGCTCTGTATGTGAAGCTGAAAACAGAGGGCTTGGATGTATGAGTGAGGATGTATCACCGAAGTCCTCATCTCCCAGACTGCCGTCATATTGTTGGACGGGCATGAATTCGATATCTCACAAAAAAATTCTGCACAGCCTCATATACACACACGTCGGGATATTTATAGATACAGTGACGTTCACCGACGCACTTGTACGTCCTGATCTGTGCTTCAGATTACGGCACAAGCAAGGCACGGGCGGAACTATCACAGATCTCTAGTCAGCCTTCCCTGCGCATGGATCATATCAAGGGCCGTGAATAGTAAGGATCTGGGGTTCAATTCTTCATAAGCCTCATATCCAATAACAAGAGGGAGGCTTCCCTCTAGTAACGGAGCTTTGACCAATATCTTGGCATGTTGTCTCCAAAAGCTCTCCTTGTTTTCTCTCAAAACATAATCACCTATCTGTACAAATTCCTCTCTAGAAATAGATGTGTAAAATCCAAAGGGGCACCCACAGCATGCTCCTTTCTGTCACCCCCGAGAAGTTTTGAAAAAGGAAATAGCCTTGTAACTCTCacaaagaaataataaatctGAGATGATTCTCCGCATAGTAGTAGCAGGGGCTGTTCAGGTGATGGTGGCAAGTAATAAATGACAAATAGTGACATGAAACCCGTAAGATGACCATGATACACTGCATTGTAGTATCATAGCGCATAGCATAGACAACTAAAGCAATgccaaacaagaagaaaacaaaTCCATAATTCGCACACCGGAAGTGAGCTCGCGAAACGAGTTGGGTATCTTGATGAGCTGCTTCCACTATACTGCACTGCTCTTGATTCCTTCTCCCCTCATTTTCCCCTGCTCCACTGCAGACACCCCTTCCCTCAAGACATGGGCTGAAAACATCCTCTGGCTGCGTAGAAAACGGTCATGGTAGAAGAGACGCGTTTTCAGAAGTGGTTGGACTGGCCCTTGttatgatgctgctgctaccTCTGGCCCGATccataataataataaaaataggtGTAATGTGTTGTCTTGTCTCAATTTCCGGTCCTTGAATATGTAAATAgttgaaaaagaaaaacggTGTGGCTGTCCAGCCATTATTGGCGAGTCGAGCACGGTATGGCGAATTTGGCTCTAGGTGTCGTATGAAACGTCGATCtacttgatgttcttgaaaaGATCCGAACCCAAGCTTCCGTTGTCCTTTTCGAGATCGGTCAATTCGGGTATCATTGGAGGCGGCGGGCCGGATTGTTTCTTGGGTGTCGGTGCACGAGGACCCTCCTCCATAAACATGGTACTAGCTCGTTTGTTGGGGATCGTCTCTCCGGTCCTCATGCGTCTAAACCAACCGCTGGTTCTCCTAGACTTGCGTTCGTCGAGGTAGCTCGCACCGCCCTGGCTGCTCGGCCGAGCAAGGCCACCGGCGCTGGCGGATGGGACACTTCCGTTCGATGATATCTGGCCCTCTGCATAAGTGTTATTCAACATGGTTCTACTGAATAGGCGACGGATGCTGCCTTGGCGGCTTGAAGCAGCTGGGCTCAAAGGAGCATCCTCGTCGGCGTAGCGTTTGGTTCCAGCGAGATTACCATTAGAGGAAGCAGTAATGCTTGGCTGAGGTGTGTTCTTGTTGGCGCCCTCGGTGACACTGCTGTATGTATCCTGTCCTGGTTCCTTCTTGGATTCGTCCTTGACGTCTTTGGCGGGTGGCGGTGTCTGTGGAGGAGTTGGGACCTTCTGAACAGGTGATTCCGGAGGCGGTGGGATATTGGTGCCGTCTGTGATGCTACcaaagttgaggttgagagcgGGCAGCTGGAATCGCGAACCTCCGCCGCTCTTGCCAAAAAGAGACGACATAATGGGGGGGAAATAGGTGAATTGGCGATTCGTGCACGATACGATACGAGGCGGAACGGACGGAGAATGGAAGAAGGCAGGTCGATTCGATGGCGAGGGCCCGAATTCGGAAAGGGGTATTCAGCAAAAGAAGGATACCTTAGGCGAAGCGAGGGCCAAGGAGCTCAAAACGAGAATTGGAATGGCAATCAAAACTCTCAATGAGGCTGTAATCGATGACTGGGATCCAACAAGCGGGTTTAGATGACGAAGCTGAGTCTCAAACTCCCCGCAAGAACAGGgcgaagagaaaggagagtTCTAGTCAAACGGTTTTAACCCGACCAGGATGAAGGTACGGATACAAACGCAGACAGCACAGCGCTGTAGCGTAgcgtaaggtaaggtaaggtagaggTGGAAAATTGGAGCAAGGGTCTGGTGGCTTGTGGTTGACTGCAAGTTGCAGGGATCCAACACGCGGCGTGGCGTGCTTTTGGTAACAAGGACGATGATCCCAGACGTGGGGAGCAATTGAGGCGATGGGTAGTTGATGTAGAGAGAGATATTATGAGGCCTTAGATGTCGTAAgatagaagagaagagagattgaatggagaggagaggagaggagagagggaggagaatgtgttcagaggagaagaattGGTGCAAGACCGGGTCTTAGGCCGGAGGAGAGCCATGAGAGGTACAGTACGACCTTCCTGATGTAAGTGGAGAATGTCGTGGCTGGTAGCgaacctaggtacctaataaAGCGACTTTGGCGGTACTTGGCGGTTCAAGTGCCGCACAAAAGTGTTTCCTCTTCAGACCTTTGCCCCTGAGAGACCCGGACTGCAGCGAGCCCGTTGTTCCCTGGACCCTGCTAGAGCCACGCGAGTTGGGCGTCTTTGGGCTCGCAAAGTACTGCCTGGTACCTGCGTTACCAGAAATGGTGATTGGTCTAATCGATATGGGGGATAGCGGTCCCTCTCGCAGTGTGTGGCTGGCAAGACTTGGAGGTACCTCCAAAGTACTGACCTTGAATCTCGGAAGCCATCCTGCAATCACTCAagactacggagtacctacgGGACAGACCGAGACTATTGAAGAAAATGACACCAAATGGCGAACGATTCCGAAGGAACAAGGTTGAATCGACTCTGCTATAGACTCGTGAAACATTGGAAACtcgaaagaagaagcaccGATTGATGATTGTGTTGATTATGGATTCAAAAGTCAATTCCTCATATTCACTGCTcccctttcttttctcccttACAAACTCCGAGAAAAACACCCTTTTTTCAACGCCACAGACGTGTGTCAAGACTCGATGAACCACCCATTCGACGGAGAGAAGAAACGTTGGCGCTAACATGTTTCAACCGGGCCTATATCAACGGTTCCATGTCGATAAttgaggtacctacctacctacggaTAGTGACGAGCTGTTATCTGTCAACAGTGCTATACCATTGACCATATTCACAAGCTGCCTTGCTGCCGAAATTACTACGCATTTCAGATAGCTCGTATCTATCCTCACAAGTACCTTGGCACTCGAGGCGCAGTTTCAACACGACGACTCGAGCAGCAGAGAGAAATTCTtggttggattggattgcGTTTCCACGGGAGACCAGGAACCCGCTCGAAAGACTAAAACATGTTTCACTCACGGCACGATTGATTGTCTTGCCTTTTTTTCCTGTTAGAGCGATTCAAGATCGGACTACGGTACTTACCTATGTATGACTATCCTCCCTTTATCGTGCATAGGAGAAACAACCCAAGTTTATGTGATCTACATACCTTTTTCTCGCCCAAGGCTCCAAGCCCTGGGACCAACCTCCAGCATTTGCAGGCCGTTTCTCACCATTGCGAGTCATGATAGGGGAGGTATCGTCAGGTACCTCACTCTTTCACGAACCGTCCAAGCTAGCGCAGTCAAACAATTCTTGTTCCCTATTCAAGCTATAGAAACTCTGACGCTATTCCCAATCTTATCTCTTGTGTTACCCGTCTCGTCGACATGTCCCGATCTAGGAAGGCCCCCGCGTTCCACAAACGCGGGAATGGATCCATCATCCCACCCACTTTCATTAATCTTGGACCCTCCAGAATCTTCACAAGGTCCAGAatttctgtttctgtcttCTCTGACTGGGGACGCGGTCCCATTTAATCGCATGATCTAATTGGCTTAGGTTGTCAACGTTTAACGTCATAGAGCTTTAAATCGTTCTATTTGATCCGAGCTCGGTTGGACTTTGTTTCGTCAACCTTGAATCAAGCAAGCATCAGCCCTCAATTGAGGAAAGGTAATCGTTACTCTTATTTCTGCTCGACAATTGATTGAATAAGGTACCTTCATGATAATGGCTAGTTCGCAGTGTCTGCGCCTCAGGTCACTCGCCTCCTCAGGCCTTGCAAGGCCCTCGGCTAAGCTCAGTGCTCAGCATATGACCCGACTTCCCATGATCGCCGCACGATACAAGTCGGGTCCTTATGGCTACACACAAGCTAAGGCTCTTGTCTTCTCAAAGCCTGGAGACCCAGCCAAAGTTCTCAAGTATGTGTATGATATATCTCACTGTAGATATGACTAACAACTGTCTGCAGGCTTCATAGTCACTCTGTCTCCCCTTCTATTCCCTCGGATTCGGTCCTCGTCCGAACTCTCGCCGCTCCCATTAACCCCGCCGATGTCAACACAGTTCAGGGAGTTTATGGCTCTATGCCTCCCTTCACCAACTTAATTGGTACCGCTGAACCCTCCGCCATTCCCGGTAACGAAGGTGTCTTCGAGGTTGTTGCCACAGGGtcaccctcctcctcgctACAGAAAGGCGACTGGGTCATCCCCGCCATCGGCCAGTTCGGTACTTGGAGAACCCATGCCATCGCTGAAGCTGATAAGTTTATCAAGATCGATAAGGAGGGCTTGACTCCTACGCAAGTCGCGACCGTGAGCGTCAACCCATGCACCGCCTACCGTATCCTGCGACATTATGGACCCAGTGCTGGTCTTCAAGCTGGTATGGGTATGCGCCCCCTTGAAGTTGGCAGTGGTCAGTGGTTCATCCAGAACGGCGCCAACTCTGGTGTTGGACGAGCTGCCATCCAGTTTGGAAAGCTCTGGGGCTTGAGGAGCATCAATGTTATTCGCGATCGCGAAACACCCAGGGCGACTAACGCTTTAAAGAAAGAGCTCCAAGACCTCGGCGCTGATGTCGTCGTTACCGAAACCCAGTTTCTGACTCCCCAGTGGAAGGATCAACTAGCAGAGATCACCCGCAAGGGTCGTGAGGAGATCGGTCTAGGTCTCAACTGCGTTGGTGGCAAGTCGGCAACCACAATCGCTCGGTCGCTCGGCAAAGGCGCTACTTTGGTCTCTTATGGTGGCATGGCTAAGCAGCCAGTCTCACTACCCCTCGCTCTCCTTATCTTCAAGGATGTCCGCTTCCTCGGTTTCTGGCTCAGCAGACTCAATGAAGAGGACCCTACCGGCAGGAGACATGCCATCAACGATATTCTCCAGCTCATCCGATCTGGCCAGTTCCGCGACGTCCCTATCGAGGAGGTAAAGTGGGACTGGGAGACACAGGAGGAGACTCTGCGCAATGCCGTACAGCAGGGCCTTGAGGGATTCCGTAAGGGAAAGGGTATCTTCACATTTGGCGAGACATAGGCGGGATGAAAATGTGTGGACAAGAGCATAACGTACATCGCGATTGGTTGGGCTGGCTATTCCAATATGAACAGGTGAACCAGGCCGCTGCAGAGTGTGATAAGTAGCCACTCCTTGAACCATGGCCCAACGGGTATAGAGACCCGGGCCTTGGACGAAATGAACGACAAATGTAAACAATAACATCTCAAATATCAAGATCTGGTTTGTTGCCTAgcaaaagctaatatatatcATATGAACGCCCCAACTCCTAACGCCCGTGTCATTCCCAATCATTCTATGCCCTGAAAGCCTGGGCCCACTCATGCAGCTTGTCAATGACGACAGGAGCGTAAGAtgtttgagcttcttcgatGATCCGGTCAAAGTGACTTAgtgcctcttcttcactcaACTCCAAGTGAAAACGGTCTCGGACCTTGAGCACTGCCTTATCAGGCTCAAGTCGGATATCAGGGATGTTGGCATCAACCATGAGACTAAAGAGATTGAGAATGAGATTTGAGTTTTTGCGCAGTGCCGTAAATGCAAGGAAGCAGTACTGCTTGAACTGCTTGTAATGCTCTGAGTTCACGCCACCCATGCAATCCACCATCTCCTTGGACAGCTTCATCAGAGGTGCAAAAGGCTTGGGATCTCTGCCAAGAATGTAGCCGAAGTCGGCATGGAAGAAGTGACCGTCAGGTGCAAGAAGCAGGTTCTCCAGGTGACGATCACCAACGCCGAGGATATAAGTGATGACACAGTATCCTGCGCAAGATCTTACGTACGTGTCCAGTGTTTCTTGTCGGACGCCGAGAGGTTGGCCGTCATCCGGGTTATTAATCTTGAGGTAGGCCAAAGCTGGGTTGTTTTTGAACTTGTTAGCAATGCTTGACAAGCTTTGGGATTGTACAAATTGCGAAGCGCCAGCAGAAGTACTTGTCGCCAGGATCTTGTAGGGCGACAGCTTGAGGTCAAGGTTCTCTTTCTGCAGCAGTTGATCCATAAGGGTGATAATCTGAATAACAAGCTGATCTTGTCTAAGATCATCGCCCAGCTTGAAGATAATGGCATAGGAGCTCCCAGTTGCTGTCTTGAAGGTGCACTTGAACGGGTTTAGTGAAGACTTGAACACAACTGTCTGGTCTGGTATGATGCTCGTAATCAGCACTGAAGGGTCAAGCGGCATCGGTAAGGGCGGATCGAATGATAATAACTCGTTCTTGGGATCAGCCAGAAAGTGCTTAACTCGGTCCACCTTCTTCGGAATTGATTCATTCGAGGTTTTGACCTCTTGAGCAATTCTCGAGAGAATAGCAACTAACTCTGCTTGGCGCAACAAAGTCTTGCGCGTTTCCTGGCCATCCGGCTGTTTAACAAGCTCGGCCATGAAGTCGTATGCGACCTTGCGGTAGATGTTGCGGTTATCAATACCTTGCTCAGGGCTAGCATCGTCACACTCGACCATGAGATACCAGTGGAAATAATTGCCGAGCAAAAAGTTGGCAGCTGCACGCTGGATCAGGAAACGGGCCAGGGATGAATCTTGACTGCTTTCCTCTTCTGAATCTGCTGATATGTGCTCATACTTGAGCGCTTGaacaagttgaagaagataaagCAGAAGTTCCTTGTCGTCGGCTTTTCGTAGTCTGTCTACAGCATACGAACGCACAGCAGAGTTGTCGAAGGATGGCCCGAGGAGCTCCAGcgcatcgtcaacatcgatTGCAGTCCAGCGCCCAAGAACCTGGATAGCTTGTCTGGCCTCACCCTGATCTCTCCAGTTGACAGATTTGACAAACTTTGTCAACGCTCTCTTGTCTCGAGTCAAGTGGTAACGGAATTTCCATACCAGATCTGCCTCCTCTGGGGTGAGAACATGAGTTGGAGAATACGACATTATGAGATTGAGCTCATCTCGAACTTTGGCATTCGGCTTCAAGTTCTTATCAATGATGCCGTGCCTATACGAGCTTCTGAATAGTCTTCGATGCTTGGCCTCTGCAGGGTTGTCTCTGTGCCCAACTTCAGGGTCGTAGACTTTGATGAGCCGTCTCCCAGGTGCCGAAGAGCTCTCGCCTACGGCATTGATACCTGGACCGTAATGAACCTCTGGCTGGCGATTTGCGAGGCTTGCTTGCGAAACGGAGAGATTCTGGAAAGCTGAAATCGGGGGCGGATCGTATTCGTGGTCAGCGAAGACAACAGGGAAATCGAAACGTGGCAACTCCACGTTCAGTAAGAACGTCGACTGTCCAGGGCGCCCGTCCTTGTTTTCGCCATCTCGATTGTCCGGATCATTCTCACCGTTGATAGCCCGTTGCCTCTGGAGCATTTTCATTGACGATTTGGCAGCTTGCAGGCCTCGTTTCTCAAAGCTCCGAAAGACCATCTGATCTAGCCAGTCAACTCGGGGAATCTCGCCCATCTCGTGTTTCTTAAATAAGGTCTCCATCCGTTCTAACTCTTCTGCATCCTTATCTAGTGGGGGGACTTCCCCTTTTCGCGttgttttcttctttgtcGAAACCAACGCGGGCGTTGTTGAGTTGTCGGTGCCGTCTGCATTTTTGTATCGGTGAACAAGACACTTTTGTCTCCCCTTCTGTACTTGATTATCCTCATCGAACATGGGCAGTGTCGTGCCGCCAAACGGAATGGCATGGCCAATGGCCCCTTTGCCGCCAGTCGGTGATAGGTCCCATACTGTTATAGCCAAGCATGAGTTGGCTGGTAAGGAGTCGTATGTGATAGGCAACTGTAGCCACTCATTCCATCTAACTTGGTTAATACGTGTGCCATCACATTCGGAGGGTATCGTACTTTCGCTCGGATCGAAAAGGTTTATAAGCGGTCTGAACAGGGACGGTCAAGGGTTTTGATCCAGCCCAGATCTGCACTGTGACATAAAGGTCAGAGTACGTGCTAGCAGTTCTTGTTAGTCTATCGCGAAAGTTAGGATAGTGAGCAATGTCGCGCACCCAAGGTTGGACCCAACGTGGCGCAAGTCAGGGCGCTCGAGAAGAGTGGAGTGCTTGAAGGGAGGTTCGTCACCCTCTAGGTTCATACTGCTCAAGGTCAGCCTCAGTATACCCATGATGGGAGGGGTTCGAGGGGCATTACATGCGAATGGTCACAGGATGATGGACGTCCTTGGAAGCCGCAAAAGAGAACGGGTCCATACGGCCGTACTCAGACATGATAGGCTAGGTCATGCTGTGTAAGTAGAAGACAGGTAGAAATGCGCGCAGAAAACGAgagctgttgttggtgttgtagaTTTTGAGTTGCGTTGTGAATATACCTTAGGCAGGGTTGGTAGTAGTAGTACTGGTGTCGAGGtgcgataagataaggtaAAGTGACGTtgacagctcagctcagctcagcttaATGACTGTGGAGAGGATCCAATCACATGGCCCGGGTCACAAGGTTTAACTACCTCACTCAGCTCAGGTTCCATCGATAGCAGGGCACTCCTCAGATAGGTATCATTGacttagtacctaggtactaatTCAAAACCAAGATTCATTGACCTCCTCAATCAGCAATCGAAACAAGAATggatgttttttttttctattcACGTACTTTTCATACTAATCATTGGCTGAGCTGCAGTACTAACCAAGCCTTTTATTTGCTTGTCTATGAATTCCCTCTTGTGGCTAGTTCCTTGATCAGCCGCCGTTACCGCATCATCGGAACCTCTACTACCGACCGGACTGAGGATTGACActttttttgctttttatttagctaCTCACTTCCCAGTTCGCAGTGACTGCCTATTGATGGGATACACCAATGTTGTCGTATTTTCATCAACCAAACATCGGCATGTGTCAAGATTCATTTCCCGAAAATCAACCAAGATGCTACGTAGCATTGCTAGTCGAGCTTCTTTATAAGTGCCCCCTGGATAGAcatggcaatggcaatggcaatTGTCGATGCCTAATGACCCCAGACTTTCTTATACTTCCCCTCTGCCGACTAAATTGGCCAGTCCCTAGCATTGGCTCACTTCATACTAGGTacgtaaggtacctaagtaTGTAGCGGCACCTATATCCCGATCCGCGGTCCTGTCTCATAGCGGACATGGATACTGCATACTTTAGGTAGCTAGGCGCATCCCAATCTTCAAAGCGCATAGCCCAAACCTAGAAGCCACACCATCGTCCCCATCAATCAATGGATATCCCTCAGAGACATGCGCCAAAACTTTAGGCATTTCGTATCCCTGGCCTAGCAAGCCCCAGCATCTGAGCCTCCTTCACCTGTAGATCCAAGGTCTAAGGTCTAAGAGAAACTATCACGTGCCGCCTTTTGAGGCGTCATAACTACCTCTGGTAATCTCAACAGCCTTCAGCTCTCGGACTCGATCCTTTCTCTCTCTAGAGCATTGCTCTCTGTTGCTTCAACTCATGCCACGGCCTCGGCTCGCCCAAAGCAGGCCAACATGTCTCTTACGAGACGCACCGATGCCACCTCCAAGTTTACGTCTTCGGGGAGATATACCCCAGAGGCCATGATAGTCATAGTACGACCCCTGTCGAATTTGATACTCGAGTACTCCATTTAACACGCCTTATAGACCTGTGCCACTATCTCGCTGTACAATGGTAtcgagctgcttctcctcatcttgaCATCATCCAGGCGGCATAACGACCTCTTCTCATGGAGCCTTGCTGTGGCTTCCATCGGTGTGCTGCCGTATGCGAGTGGCTGGCTGGTTCGTTATTTCGATGTTATAGGGGATGTTGCAAATATGCTTATAAACGACATTGGCTGGATACTCCTGACTACCGGCCAAGCTCTTGTTCTATATTCTCGACTCAACCTGCTCGTCAAAAGCGTCTCCATTTTGAAGGTTACAAAATGGATGATCATCCTTAATGCTATCATATGGCACAGTGCAGTTACTGTTCTTTTATTTGCTATCAGCACACAGCAAAAGCTCGACCGCAACGGCGCATTCATCAGGGTCCAAAAGGTTCAGCTGGCATTCTTCTGCGCTCAAGATTTCCTGCTTTCAGGTCTTTACATTTGGAAGACGATGGAGATcatcaagagaagagaagctAGAAACCAGACTCCTCGAATAATCTGGCACCTGTTTGCCATTAACGTGGGAATCGTGCTAGTTGATATCACGCTCCTCGCCGTTGGCTTTACCAACGATTTCCTGTGGCAACAAGGCATCAAGGCAGTGGCCTACTCGATAAAACTCAAGGTCGAGTTCGTTATACTCGGGAAACTCAGCGACTACGTTCACAAAGGAGGTGAATTGATCAGTGCCGAACATCCTGTGTTTGGATTTGTAGAGATGGAGCCTGACCCTCCGCCAAGGAAACAATCGACACAACCTTCGGCTACCCCCGAGGCTACACATTTGGAAAGAGGGAGGAAGCAGTCGACTatttctgctgctgcagAGTCATCGCGCAACCGAGAGTTCATGTCCGACGAGATTGCTGCGGATAGAAGCGAGGGTGTTAAAAGGCGTACACTGGATAAGGGCAAAAGTAAATGCATGGATGATTGTTGCAATACGGGCGTTTCGGCTTCAAAATAGTACTATACCCGATGATTAGTCAATTTTTGTGAAATCTTAAACCATTATAATATCTTGAGGCCAGTCGGTACATGGTATATTACAATCCTGAAACTATATTAGTAGTGCTGTACTGTATTATTGGAAGAGTATCAGCCCGGTCGGTCTATTGAACAAAGAATTGCTTAGGCATATATACAATATTATTACAAAATACTACATATATTTACACATCACTCTCCAACTCCTCGTCTATGCTCTGCTcgtacatcatcatcatcatcatcatcatcaccaccaccaccgccgccacCATGATCTCGTCATCGTTCACGTCTATTTGTGTCCCTGGAGATGCCAGTCAAACACCTTCATAAACACTTCCTTTCCATCTCCCTCCAAAACATCTCCATGGCAAGGAATCATGGTATGAAAGTCCCACTTGGCGATTTGGGCCATGCTGTCGTTGAAAGTTTCACGGTTCTTGGCGAGGAGATACCAGTTAAATCTCTGTAACCACTTGGTATCACCGCGGGGGTTCTGGACACAGGCGAAGAGCTTGCCAACAGCTCCATCTGCGGGCAATTCTGATTCGGGCACTTTACTGTACTGCTCGGCGGGGGGTaggttgaagagaagatcAGCCTGGATCAGGACTTGCTCAGGCTTGTAGAAGAAGACAATCTCAAGGTTGGCGTGGCCGTCGACGTATTCATAGTCAAAATCGGCATCAAAGTCGGGGTCAATCTTGATTTCCCGCTTATTTTCCTTCTTGAAGACAACAGCAAACTCATCGTCGTTGATCTTAGGATCGTCGGTCTGCTTGGCGCGCTTTTCTGGCAGACCCTCTGGGCCGATGATCTTGGCTGAAGGATATTCCTTTTTCCACTCAGAAATGAATATGTGGTGCTCATAGTCCAGAGCTACGATATAGCGGACA
The window above is part of the Fusarium musae strain F31 chromosome 6, whole genome shotgun sequence genome. Proteins encoded here:
- a CDS encoding hypothetical protein (BUSCO:EOG0926137U); the encoded protein is MGILRLTLSSMNLEGDEPPFKHSTLLERPDLRHVGSNLGTYSDLYVTVQIWAGSKPLTVPVQTAYKPFRSERKWNEWLQLPITYDSLPANSCLAITVWDLSPTGGKGAIGHAIPFGGTTLPMFDEDNQVQKGRQKCLVHRYKNADGTDNSTTPALVSTKKKTTRKGEVPPLDKDAEELERMETLFKKHEMGEIPRVDWLDQMVFRSFEKRGLQAAKSSMKMLQRQRAINGENDPDNRDGENKDGRPGQSTFLLNVELPRFDFPVVFADHEYDPPPISAFQNLSVSQASLANRQPEVHYGPGINAVGESSSAPGRRLIKVYDPEVGHRDNPAEAKHRRLFRSSYRHGIIDKNLKPNAKVRDELNLIMSYSPTHVLTPEEADLVWKFRYHLTRDKRALTKFVKSVNWRDQGEARQAIQVLGRWTAIDVDDALELLGPSFDNSAVRSYAVDRLRKADDKELLLYLLQLVQALKYEHISADSEEESSQDSSLARFLIQRAAANFLLGNYFHWYLMVECDDASPEQGIDNRNIYRKVAYDFMAELVKQPDGQETRKTLLRQAELVAILSRIAQEVKTSNESIPKKVDRVKHFLADPKNELLSFDPPLPMPLDPSVLITSIIPDQTVVFKSSLNPFKCTFKTATGSSYAIIFKLGDDLRQDQLVIQIITLMDQLLQKENLDLKLSPYKILATSTSAGASQFVQSQSLSSIANKFKNNPALAYLKINNPDDGQPLGVRQETLDTYVRSCAGYCVITYILGVGDRHLENLLLAPDGHFFHADFGYILGRDPKPFAPLMKLSKEMVDCMGGVNSEHYKQFKQYCFLAFTALRKNSNLILNLFSLMVDANIPDIRLEPDKAVLKVRDRFHLELSEEEALSHFDRIIEEAQTSYAPVVIDKLHEWAQAFRA